A window of Deinococcus radiotolerans contains these coding sequences:
- a CDS encoding DUF3084 domain-containing protein: MLWLFLPFVVLLSGVVAYAADTIARKAGRKHLRWFGMRPKTTALVVAVLSGMGISAASLAAFLALNSSAVNTIAQADQLRPQLEALRGDIRAAQADRDRAQQEAARLREQQTAAQTALKAAQTALSDAQAAQTRVQAQARTLETRVQELTAAQQALETRAAQTRAKLQTAEASLKASQARAQNLDAQVVDLGARIALSEQETRTAQDRARAAQQAAEAAQTRTQAALAQAQQAQAQVRQAQGQAQQARDQIGALTASRAQADAALRGAQQNLRSAQQALTAAQTQQRAAQQARDQLRTERDRLTSERAALTSARDQAARDRDRVRDDLNALQTQQQQLRASNDALRATLGRLQDEYSSSRAELSATRNTDLAYPKNDLVYAAVVPGVRNLDQFFLDVARSAATRGARGTPPARLNPAARSALETKLRGLNVSTFVQCRAAQNAAVGFPVDLSCDARPNAVLYRADQVIRRATVTLGDLRRMQDQIGELVQDATLDLTSRGVPSEYVQGLDVGELVPLITRLNDRSGGVAVVGIAARADVRPGSRVDLYPVLP, from the coding sequence ATGCTGTGGCTGTTCCTGCCCTTCGTGGTGCTGCTGTCCGGCGTGGTCGCCTACGCCGCGGACACCATTGCCCGTAAGGCGGGCCGTAAGCACCTGCGCTGGTTCGGCATGCGCCCCAAGACCACCGCGCTGGTCGTGGCGGTCCTGTCCGGCATGGGCATCAGCGCCGCCAGCCTCGCGGCATTCCTGGCGCTGAACAGCAGCGCCGTGAACACCATCGCGCAGGCCGACCAGCTGCGGCCCCAGCTGGAGGCCCTGCGGGGGGACATCCGTGCCGCGCAGGCCGACCGCGACCGTGCTCAGCAGGAGGCCGCGCGCCTGCGCGAGCAGCAGACCGCCGCGCAGACCGCCCTGAAGGCCGCGCAGACCGCCCTGAGTGACGCGCAGGCGGCGCAGACGCGCGTGCAGGCGCAGGCCCGCACCCTGGAAACGCGCGTGCAGGAACTGACCGCGGCGCAGCAGGCCCTGGAAACGCGCGCCGCGCAGACCCGCGCGAAACTCCAGACGGCGGAAGCGTCCCTGAAAGCCAGTCAGGCGCGCGCGCAGAACCTCGACGCGCAGGTCGTGGACCTCGGCGCGCGCATCGCCCTGTCCGAACAGGAAACCCGCACCGCCCAGGACCGCGCCCGCGCCGCCCAGCAGGCCGCTGAAGCTGCCCAGACGCGCACGCAGGCCGCGCTGGCCCAGGCGCAGCAGGCGCAGGCACAGGTCCGGCAGGCGCAGGGACAGGCGCAGCAGGCCCGCGATCAGATCGGCGCGCTGACCGCCTCGCGCGCGCAGGCGGACGCCGCCCTGCGCGGCGCGCAGCAGAACCTCCGCTCGGCGCAGCAGGCCCTGACGGCCGCGCAGACGCAGCAGCGCGCCGCGCAGCAGGCCCGCGATCAGCTGCGCACCGAACGCGACCGCCTGACCAGTGAACGCGCTGCGCTGACCAGCGCCCGCGACCAGGCCGCCCGCGACCGTGACCGGGTCCGCGACGACCTGAACGCCCTCCAGACGCAGCAGCAGCAGCTGCGCGCCAGCAACGACGCCCTGCGCGCCACGCTGGGGCGCCTACAGGACGAGTACTCCAGCAGCCGCGCTGAACTCAGCGCCACCCGTAACACCGACCTCGCCTACCCGAAAAACGATCTGGTGTACGCCGCCGTGGTGCCCGGCGTGCGCAACCTCGACCAGTTCTTCCTGGATGTCGCCCGCAGCGCCGCCACCCGCGGCGCCAGAGGCACCCCCCCGGCGCGCCTGAACCCCGCGGCCCGCAGCGCCCTGGAAACCAAACTGCGCGGCCTGAACGTCAGCACCTTCGTGCAGTGCCGCGCCGCGCAGAACGCCGCGGTGGGCTTCCCGGTGGACCTCAGCTGCGACGCGCGCCCCAACGCCGTGCTGTACCGCGCCGATCAGGTCATCCGCCGCGCGACCGTCACGCTGGGCGACCTGCGCCGGATGCAGGACCAGATCGGGGAACTCGTGCAGGACGCCACGCTGGACCTCACGTCCCGCGGCGTGCCCAGCGAGTACGTGCAGGGCCTGGACGTCGGCGAGCTGGTCCCGCTGATCACGCGCCTGAATGACCGCAGCGGCGGCGTTGCCGTCGTCGGCATTGCCGCGCGTGCCGACGTGCGCCCCGGCAGCCGCGTCGACCTGTACCCCGTGCTGCCCTGA
- a CDS encoding ABC transporter substrate-binding protein: MRALPLTLLLAAASTVQAAPVRVEFWHAMGGVQGTVQAYARDFNASQSTYEIVPVNQGNYRELLPKLQAALKSGSAPALAQLEFTQFPALAQAGQLTELSARVDDLPGALRDDIYPAVWKTGQLGARTYGLPWNVSVPVLMYNAGTLKKAGLSTPGTWTQLEAVSRALATGGRRPLLATADAWTFEANVLSRGGALTSGDRPRLDSPDAVEALTQLARMSAAAQAQPRTLNEATRAAFDFARGQNVFVLASVANWTDARKLPFFNLGIASFPCEKDGACTVPLGGATLAIPKGTPSAEQAGALAFWQYLMQPARLADWVKTTAYVPPRRAAAPLLEDWYAKNPQIRTAHAQIARAVPRPTTPEYAAWTALIEDAITQATTGKLSAKAALDAAQTRAER, encoded by the coding sequence ATGCGCGCCCTGCCCCTGACCCTGCTGCTCGCCGCTGCCTCGACCGTTCAGGCAGCCCCCGTCCGCGTGGAGTTCTGGCACGCCATGGGCGGCGTGCAGGGCACCGTGCAGGCCTACGCCCGCGACTTCAACGCCAGCCAGAGCACCTACGAGATCGTGCCCGTCAACCAGGGCAACTACCGAGAGCTGCTGCCCAAACTGCAGGCCGCCCTGAAAAGCGGCTCAGCGCCCGCGCTGGCGCAGCTGGAATTCACGCAGTTCCCCGCCCTGGCGCAGGCCGGGCAGCTCACCGAACTGAGTGCCCGCGTGGACGACCTGCCGGGCGCTCTGCGGGACGACATCTACCCCGCCGTGTGGAAGACCGGTCAGCTGGGCGCCCGCACGTACGGCCTGCCCTGGAACGTCAGTGTGCCCGTCCTGATGTACAACGCGGGCACGCTGAAGAAGGCAGGCCTGAGCACCCCGGGCACCTGGACGCAGCTGGAAGCGGTCAGCCGCGCGCTCGCCACCGGGGGCCGGCGCCCCCTGCTGGCCACCGCGGACGCCTGGACCTTCGAGGCGAACGTCCTCTCGCGCGGTGGCGCCCTGACCAGCGGCGACAGGCCCCGCCTGGACAGCCCGGACGCCGTGGAGGCCCTGACGCAACTGGCCCGCATGAGTGCCGCCGCGCAGGCGCAGCCCCGCACCCTGAACGAGGCCACGCGCGCCGCGTTCGACTTCGCCCGCGGGCAGAACGTGTTCGTGCTCGCCAGTGTCGCGAACTGGACCGACGCGCGCAAACTGCCGTTCTTCAACCTGGGCATCGCTTCCTTCCCCTGCGAGAAGGACGGCGCCTGCACGGTACCGCTGGGCGGCGCGACCCTGGCCATCCCGAAAGGCACCCCCAGCGCCGAGCAGGCCGGCGCCCTGGCCTTCTGGCAGTACCTGATGCAGCCCGCGCGGCTGGCCGACTGGGTGAAGACCACCGCGTACGTCCCCCCGCGCCGCGCGGCCGCGCCGCTGCTGGAAGACTGGTACGCGAAGAACCCGCAGATCCGCACGGCGCACGCCCAAATCGCGCGGGCCGTGCCCCGCCCTACCACGCCCGAGTACGCCGCGTGGACCGCGCTGATCGAGGACGCCATCACCCAGGCCACCACCGGCAAACTCAGCGCGAAGGCCGCGCTGGACGCCGCGCAGACCCGCGCCGAACGCTGA
- a CDS encoding glycerophosphodiester phosphodiesterase, which translates to MTPLLLGHRGTPALHRENTLMGFQAALDAGLDGVELDVRRLGDGTLVVHHDVQLEDGRTLPTLRAAELPAFIPTLDAALAWAADTGAFVNVELKHEAARPDDRVGRTLDAIRAHGVSRRVIVSSFMPTLLHAARDAAPDIERGLLTHKPYPPLLVRAVMAWTGSAALHPHHALIDGALMGGARRHGWQVNAWTVNDPAEVTRLSALGVHALIGDHPAALLTAR; encoded by the coding sequence ATGACGCCTCTCCTGCTGGGCCACCGGGGCACGCCTGCCCTGCACCGCGAGAACACCCTGATGGGCTTCCAGGCCGCGCTGGACGCCGGACTGGACGGCGTGGAACTGGACGTCCGCCGCCTGGGCGACGGCACCCTGGTGGTGCACCACGACGTGCAGCTGGAGGACGGGCGGACGCTGCCCACGCTGCGCGCCGCGGAGTTGCCGGCCTTCATTCCGACGCTGGACGCGGCGCTGGCCTGGGCGGCAGACACCGGGGCGTTCGTGAACGTGGAACTCAAGCACGAGGCGGCCCGGCCGGACGACCGGGTGGGCCGCACGCTGGACGCCATCCGCGCGCACGGCGTCTCGCGGCGCGTGATCGTCAGTTCGTTCATGCCGACCCTGCTGCACGCGGCGCGAGACGCGGCGCCCGACATTGAGCGTGGCCTGCTGACGCACAAACCTTACCCGCCGCTGCTGGTGCGCGCCGTGATGGCCTGGACGGGCAGCGCCGCCCTACACCCGCACCACGCTCTGATCGACGGGGCCCTGATGGGTGGCGCGCGGCGCCACGGCTGGCAGGTGAACGCCTGGACCGTGAACGACCCCGCCGAGGTCACGCGCCTGAGCGCCCTGGGCGTGCACGCCCTGATCGGCGATCACCCGGCCGCGCTGCTCACCGCCCGCTGA
- a CDS encoding MerR family transcriptional regulator, which produces MTPTPLMTIGAFAQAARLSPKALRLYDDLGLLRPAQVDAGSGYRRYDPAQLEDARLIGLLRRADLPLTDIQALLGAPAPDRPAALRAHLARLDRLHRERRDLTLYLIARLQGETPMTLPPVQTRFQPEQSVAALTRHVFVADLPGAIQSGMQALIDLVNAQGGMFGGAPFVIYHGDVNADSDGPIEICVPYRGPLTPGGDVTLRVEPAHHEAFLALTREQFEFPAILVAYDATCAAAAAHGTCTLRPREVYAYDWDGAAPGDPVGDVAWPYEPVMVPS; this is translated from the coding sequence ATGACCCCCACCCCCCTGATGACCATCGGCGCGTTCGCCCAGGCGGCCCGCCTGAGCCCCAAGGCGCTGCGCCTGTACGACGACCTGGGCCTGCTGCGCCCCGCGCAGGTGGACGCCGGGAGCGGGTACCGCCGCTACGACCCGGCGCAGCTGGAGGACGCGCGCCTGATCGGCCTGCTGCGCCGCGCCGACCTGCCCCTGACCGACATTCAGGCCCTGCTGGGCGCCCCCGCCCCCGATCGGCCTGCCGCGCTGCGCGCCCACCTCGCCCGGCTGGACCGCCTGCACCGCGAGCGGCGCGACCTGACCCTGTACCTCATCGCCCGCCTGCAAGGAGAGACCCCCATGACCCTGCCCCCCGTCCAGACCCGCTTCCAGCCTGAGCAGTCCGTCGCCGCCCTTACCCGCCACGTGTTCGTCGCAGACCTCCCGGGCGCCATCCAGAGCGGCATGCAGGCCCTGATCGACCTCGTGAACGCGCAGGGTGGGATGTTCGGCGGCGCCCCGTTCGTCATCTACCACGGCGACGTGAACGCCGACAGCGACGGCCCCATCGAGATCTGCGTGCCGTACCGCGGCCCACTGACGCCCGGCGGAGACGTGACCCTGCGCGTCGAGCCCGCCCATCACGAGGCCTTCCTGGCCCTGACCCGCGAACAGTTCGAGTTCCCGGCGATCCTGGTCGCGTACGACGCCACCTGCGCGGCCGCGGCGGCCCACGGCACCTGCACGCTGCGCCCCCGCGAGGTCTACGCGTATGACTGGGACGGCGCCGCGCCCGGCGACCCGGTCGGGGATGTCGCGTGGCCGTACGAACCGGTGATGGTCCCGTCCTGA
- a CDS encoding SDR family oxidoreductase, with product MSDQKSSDQQPRQSGPISPSANQFGKQDPRAQYPAPPFPRQPQEAPGLVGAMQPRPDHGEESYVGFGRLKGRRALITGADSGIGRAAAIAFAREGADVALNYLPDEEQDAQEVVALIEAAGQRAVAIPGDLKDEAFCRDLVKRAVQELGGLDILVNNAGKQVSQESIEDITTEQFDQTFRTNVYAMFWITQEAVQHLGPGASIINTSSIQAYRPSPNLLDYASTKAAIVAFTQALAQQLGPRGIRVNAVAPGPFWTPLQPSGGQPQEKVQEFGASTPLGRPGQPAELAPLYVFLASQESSYSSGGTFGATGGQVLF from the coding sequence ATGAGCGACCAGAAGTCCAGCGACCAGCAGCCACGGCAGTCCGGGCCGATCTCGCCCAGCGCCAACCAGTTCGGCAAGCAGGACCCCCGCGCGCAGTACCCCGCGCCGCCCTTCCCGCGCCAGCCGCAGGAGGCCCCGGGATTGGTGGGCGCCATGCAGCCCCGCCCGGACCACGGTGAGGAGAGCTACGTGGGGTTCGGTCGCCTGAAGGGCCGCCGGGCCCTGATCACAGGTGCCGATTCTGGGATCGGGCGCGCCGCGGCCATCGCCTTTGCCCGCGAGGGCGCGGACGTGGCCCTGAACTACCTGCCCGACGAGGAACAGGACGCCCAGGAGGTCGTGGCGCTGATCGAGGCGGCGGGCCAGCGCGCCGTAGCCATCCCCGGGGACCTGAAGGACGAGGCGTTCTGCCGGGACCTCGTGAAGCGCGCCGTGCAGGAACTGGGCGGGCTGGATATCCTGGTGAACAACGCCGGGAAGCAGGTCAGCCAGGAGAGCATCGAGGACATCACCACCGAACAGTTCGACCAGACGTTCCGCACGAACGTGTACGCCATGTTCTGGATCACGCAGGAGGCAGTTCAGCACCTGGGGCCCGGGGCAAGCATCATCAACACCAGCAGCATCCAGGCGTACCGGCCCAGTCCGAACCTGCTGGACTACGCCAGCACGAAGGCGGCCATCGTGGCGTTCACGCAGGCGCTCGCGCAGCAGCTCGGGCCGCGCGGCATCCGCGTGAACGCCGTCGCGCCCGGCCCCTTCTGGACGCCGCTGCAACCCAGCGGCGGGCAGCCGCAGGAGAAGGTGCAGGAGTTCGGGGCGTCCACCCCGCTGGGCCGCCCGGGGCAACCGGCGGAACTCGCCCCGCTTTACGTGTTCCTGGCGTCGCAGGAGAGCAGTTACAGCAGCGGCGGCACCTTCGGCGCAACCGGCGGGCAGGTGCTGTTCTAG
- a CDS encoding App1 family protein, whose amino-acid sequence MLKTVFKALLPVLERSALAADRAFSGYVQPRRARGKLLLQPYVGWGTPGRVELMGRVLLPRTVAPARRTDPRLRNAQNVLRRLFSREVGGVTVSGVLNGQRAAAVSDSDGYFTLAFTPPSPLPGGWHQVPLQLDGREVQASARVQVVADARFGVISDLDDTVIQSDVTSVPRMLSTVLTGNARTRLPFPGVGALYRALTRDGEARNPIFYVSSSPWNFFDLLWQFLDYRRIPLGPLFLRNWGMDLMGGHGGYKHGVIEQIFQRFPDLKFVLVGDSGEKDPEIYAEVVHRHPGRVLAVYIRDVTEAHRDEGVLKLRAEVRKAGVDLVLAADSLNAASHAMAMGLITPGEYRSVLTSVARSYET is encoded by the coding sequence GTGCTCAAGACTGTCTTCAAGGCCCTGCTGCCCGTACTGGAGCGGAGCGCACTGGCGGCCGACCGCGCCTTCAGCGGGTACGTACAGCCCCGCCGCGCGCGGGGCAAGCTGCTGCTCCAGCCGTACGTGGGCTGGGGCACGCCGGGCCGCGTAGAACTGATGGGCCGCGTGCTGCTGCCCCGCACGGTCGCGCCCGCCCGGCGCACGGACCCCCGGCTGCGCAACGCGCAGAACGTCCTGCGGCGCCTGTTCTCCCGCGAGGTGGGCGGCGTGACCGTCAGCGGCGTCCTGAATGGCCAGCGGGCCGCGGCGGTCAGTGACAGTGACGGGTACTTCACGCTGGCGTTCACGCCGCCCAGCCCGCTGCCCGGCGGGTGGCATCAGGTGCCGCTGCAACTCGACGGGCGCGAGGTGCAGGCCAGCGCGCGCGTGCAGGTCGTCGCGGACGCCCGCTTCGGCGTGATCAGCGACCTGGACGACACGGTCATCCAGTCGGACGTGACCAGCGTGCCGCGCATGCTCAGCACCGTCCTGACCGGCAACGCCCGCACCCGCCTGCCCTTCCCGGGTGTGGGTGCCCTGTACCGCGCCCTGACCCGCGACGGCGAGGCCCGCAACCCGATCTTCTACGTGTCCAGCAGCCCCTGGAATTTCTTCGATCTGCTGTGGCAGTTCCTGGATTACCGCCGCATTCCGCTGGGCCCGCTGTTCCTGCGCAACTGGGGCATGGACCTGATGGGCGGGCACGGCGGGTACAAGCACGGCGTGATCGAGCAGATCTTCCAGCGCTTCCCGGACCTGAAGTTCGTGCTGGTCGGTGACAGCGGCGAGAAGGACCCGGAAATCTACGCCGAGGTCGTGCACCGCCACCCGGGCCGCGTGCTGGCCGTGTACATCCGCGACGTGACCGAGGCGCACCGCGACGAGGGGGTCCTGAAACTCCGCGCGGAGGTCCGCAAGGCGGGCGTGGACCTCGTGCTGGCCGCGGACAGCCTGAACGCCGCGAGTCACGCCATGGCCATGGGCCTGATCACGCCCGGCGAGTACCGCAGCGTCCTGACCAGCGTGGCCCGCAGCTACGAGACCTGA